CTTGCAATTAGGTTCTCACTAAGGTGAGGCTTTCCAGTAATTGGAGTCCGCCGCACGAATTTAGAAGCGCCGTCAAAACGCACATCTTCGCCTGCCGAGAGGCAGTACAAGATACTGATCTGTGAGGGTAATGGCGGACAGTGAGGGATTCGAACCCTCGAGACGGTTCCCCGCCTACACACTTTCCAGGCGTGCGCCTTCGACCACTCGGCCAACTGTCCGTGCAGCGGGGTTTACCCGCAAGCGGCGCCCATATGCAAGGGGGGCACCGCTGATTTTTCGTATGGTTTTGAGCGGTTAATTCACTCGGTCAGATGGATGGATACGCGGCGGTTGCGGGCGCCTTTTTTCTCGACCTTACCGAAACGCATTTTGCCGATCTCGGCGGTGGTTTTGACGTGGGTACCGCCGCAGGGCTGAAGGTCGATCTGGCTGTCACCGTCGGAGATGCGCACAAGGCGGATTTTGCCCGAACCGCGCGGCGGTTGGACGGACATCGTCTTGACCAGTCCGGGGTTCGCGTCGAGGTCGGCGTCGGTGATCCACTCCTCGGTGATCGTCAGATCGCGGGAGATGAGGTCGTTCAGGCGCTCTTCGAGCAGCTCCTTGTCCTCGGGAGCCTCCGGCATGTCGAAGTCAAGACGCCCCTTCTCTGCCCCGATCTGACCGCCGGTGACGGGCAGCGGGATCACGACCGACAGAAGGTGCAGCGCGGTGTGGACGCGCATGTGACGGTGACGGCGATCCCAGTCCAGCGTCTGGGTGACCTCGGTGCCGACCTCGGGGAGCGTTTCGCCCTCCGCAGGGACCAGCACGACCGTTTCGCCCTCGGCCTTCACAGCGGTCGCGATCTTGCACGAACCGCCGTCCCACGTCAGCTCTCCGCTATCGCCAGGCTGGCCGCCCGACGTGGGGTAATAGAGCGCACGATCCAGCACCACGCCGCCTTGATCGGTCAGTTCAAGCACCGTGCCAGTGGCTTCCCGCATGTAGGCATCTTCGCGGAAAAGGAGTTCGGTCATGAAATTTCATCCCCATCGTTATCGTTATTGTCGTCTTTTTTATCGGGTACATCAGGCGCAATCGGCTCTTGCGGCGGCTCGGATGTAACCGCCTGCTGCTCTGCCGCTTTGGACTTGATCTCTGCCTGTTCGGCCTCGCTAGGTTGCGAGCGCGCCATTTCGCGAAGCGCCTCGGGATTGCGGAGCCACAGATCGCGCTGCGCAAACGGGATCTCGATGCCCTCTTCCGAGAAGCGACGGTTGATCTCGTGGTTCATCTCGGACTGCACTTGGAAAATGAAGTGGATGTCGCGGATGATCGCGCGGATATCAAAATCGAGGCTGTCCGCGCCGAAGCCGCGGAAATAGACGTTCGGCGGCGGGTTCAGCAGCACCATCGGGTGCGCCTCGGCCACTTCGCGCAGGATCTCCTCGACGCGGTGACTATCGGTGCCGTAGGCCACGCCCACAGGCACGATCACACGGCCGACGGAGTTGCCACGCGTCCAGTTGGTCACCTGCCCCGATACGAGATCGGCGTTGGGGATGATGACATCTTTACGGTCGAAGGTTTCGATGCGGGTCGAGCGGACTGAGATGCTGCGCACGTGGCCCATCTGGTCGCCCACCTGAATCCAGTCGCCTTCGGAAATTGGCCGCTCGATCAGCAGGATGATGCCCGACACGAAGTTCGACACGATGGTCTGAAGGCCAAAACCGACACCGACCGACAGCGCACCGGCCACGATGGCAAGGCTGGAGAGGTCGATGCCCGCCGTGGTGATCGCGATGACCGCAGCAAGGAAAATCCCGAGGTAGCCGATGCCCGAAACAGCCGCGTTCTGCCCGCCGATATCGAGGCGGGTTTTCGGCAGGACGGTGGACCGCAGCGTGCTCTGGATAAAGCGCGTGATGCTGTAGCCAATGGCGAACACAGCGGCGAAGGTCACGAAATCTCCGGGAGAGATGCGCGTTTCCCCGATGATAAAACCTTCGCGGAAACGGCTCCACAGCTCCAGCAGATCGGCTTCGCGCACGCCCCACATCAAGGCAAGGATCGGCAGCGAAATCACGATCAGCAGGAAGGCCGAGATCACCGGCATCAGCGCATCGGCGGCGCTATCGGGCGAGCCGGTCCAGACGATGTAAAGGTCGATAATCAGGCGCTGGATCAGC
Above is a window of Marivivens aquimaris DNA encoding:
- a CDS encoding alanyl-tRNA editing protein codes for the protein MTELLFREDAYMREATGTVLELTDQGGVVLDRALYYPTSGGQPGDSGELTWDGGSCKIATAVKAEGETVVLVPAEGETLPEVGTEVTQTLDWDRRHRHMRVHTALHLLSVVIPLPVTGGQIGAEKGRLDFDMPEAPEDKELLEERLNDLISRDLTITEEWITDADLDANPGLVKTMSVQPPRGSGKIRLVRISDGDSQIDLQPCGGTHVKTTAEIGKMRFGKVEKKGARNRRVSIHLTE